CGGCATCACGGGGTTCTCGGCGGTGCGCTCGACGTAGATGAACGTCAGCAGGAACGCCCCTGCGGCCAGGCCGGCCCCAATGGTCACCGGCGAGATCCAGCCCTGCTCGGGCCCCATCGAGAACGCGAACACCGCGGCGGTGCAGCCCAGCGTGGCGAGGATGGCACCCGCGGCGTCGAGCTTCAGGCGCTCGCGATGGGTTTCGCGCAGCGTCCTGCGGGCAAGGTGGATCATCAGCAACCCGATCGGGACGTTGATCAAAAACGCCCAGCGCCAGGACACCTCGGTCAGCGCACCACCGACGATCAGGCCCATCACCGACCCGACACCGGTCATCGCCGCGAAGATCGCGGTTGCTGCGTTACGCGCGGGACCCTTCGGGAACGTGGTCGCGATCAGCGCCAAGGCGGTCGGGGACGCGATCGCCGCGCCGACACCCTGCAGCAGCCGAGCCGTCACCAGCGTCACTTCGTTCCAGGCCAGACCGCACAGCACCGAGGCGATGGTGAACAGCGCGACGCCGACGATGAAGGTGCGTTTGCGGCCGATGACATCGCCGAGGCGACCGCCCAGCAGCATCAGCCCGCCGAACGTCAGGACGTACGCGGTGATGACCCAGCTGCGACCAGCATCGGAGAGGCTCAGCTCGTCCTGAATCTTAGGAAGCGCGACGATGGCGACCGTGCTGTCCATGGTGGCGAGCAGCTGCATGCCGCCGATCGCGATCACTGCCGCAATGAACCGCCGCGACGGCAGCCAATCCGGGTAGCTGCTGCTTCGCTCCCTCAGGGGGCTGCCCACGTGCACGGGTAACGACCGTTTTGCCCCGCCTTCGGCATCGCGGACCATCGCTGCCCGCTCTGCGTCATTGAGAGCCGTCATAGCGGGTTACCTTACAGTAATCTTAAGAATCCTTTAACCGCCGAAGGCCGCCACAGGCCCGATCACGATGATCGCTGGGGGCCGAATGCCCTCTGCGCGGATGCGCACCGGGGCGTCGGCGAGGGTCGCCCGCAACGTTCGCTGCGCCGCAGTGCTGCCGTGCTGGACGACTAGCACCGGAGTATCCGCAGGTCGGCCACCGTCCAACAGCACCTTGGCGAATTGTTCGACGCGTTCGACCGCCATCAGCAAAACGATCGTGCCGGACATCGCGGCCAAAGCATCCCAATTCACTAACGATTCCGGATGGTCGGGTGCAACGTGCCCGCTGACCACCACGAACTCGTGCGTGACGGCCCGATGGGTGACCGGAACGCCCGCCAGCGCAGGAACTGCTATGGCACTCGTCACACCCGGTACGACGGTCACCGGAATCCCGGCGTCGGCGCACGCGATCACCTCTTCATATCCGCGCGCGAAAACGAACGGATCGCCGCCTTTGAGCCGGACGACGAATTTGCCGGCCCTGGCCCGGTCGATGAGGACCTCGTTGATCGCGTCCTGGGCCATCGCGCGCCCGTACGGGATCTTCGCGGCGTCGATGACCTCGACGTGCGGCGGCAGCTCCGCGAGTAGTTCCGGCGGCGCCAGCCGGTCGGCGACGACGACGTCGGCGTGGGCCAGCAGGCGGCGTCCGCGCACAGTGATCAGTTCGGGGTCGCCGGGCCCTCCGCCGACGAGCGCCACCCCACCGGGCTGTACGCCGGGCGTCTCCGCCGCGATGAGTCCCTGCTGGAGTGCCTCGTGGATCGCCGAGCGCATCGCTGCGGACCGGCGGTGCTCCCCGCCGGCGAGCACGCCGACAGACAACCCCTCGTATTCGAACGACGCGGGCGTGACCGCGGTGCCCTCGCGCGCCACATCGGCGCGCACACAGAAGATCCGGCGTGCCTCGGCCTCGGCGACCACGGCGGCGTTGACGGCCGGATCGTCGGTGGCCGCGATCACATACCAGGCGCCTTCAAGGTCGCCGTCGCGAAACTCTCTGAGTTCCAACGTGATTCCGGCCATCGCCTCGACGGCCGGGGTGGCGCTGCGGGCGATGACGTGCACGTCGGCGCCATTGGCCACCAGCAGCGGTAGCCGACGCTGCGCCACTGTGCCGCCACCGACGACGACGACCTTCCTGCCGGACAGGCGCAGGCCGACGAGGTAGGCGTTCTCACTCACCCGGCGAGCTTAGAGGTTGCGGCCGCGGCGACGAAGCGGGCCATGGCGTGTGGGTGTGCGGCCGGGTGGGTGTGCAGGTAGCTCGCGTGGACGCCGCCGGTCACCGCACCGTCCCTGACGGCGTCTATGTCGCGGCCGCTGTACACCCATGCGGGTTGGTAGCTGTCGGTGAATGTGACTGCGGTGCGGTGGAACTCGTGACCGACGGTACGGTCACCGACGGCGTGCAACGGCGACTCGGTGACGGCGACGGCGTTGCGGTAGCCGAGCGTGAGGCGGTCGGTGAAGCGCGCCGAACCGGACAGCACGCCGCACATCGGGTACCCGTCGAGTTCGTCGACCAGATAGGTCAGCCCGGCGCATTCGGCGTGTACGGGTGCGCCCGATGCGGCGAGGTTCCTGATCTGCCGGCGGGCAATCTCGTTGTCCGACAGTTCGGTACTGAACTGTTCCGGGAAGCCGCCGGGCAGCACCAGTGCGGCGGTCCGCGGCGGCAGCGGGTCGGTCAGGGGGTCGAACTCGACCACCTCTGCACCGGCCGCGTGCAGCAGTTCGCGGTGTTCGGCGTAGCCGAAGGTGAACGCCTTGCCCGCCGCGAGTGCGACGGTCACGGGCTCGCCCGCGATCGGCGTCACGCCCGGGTCCCAGGGTTCGTCGGCGACGCGGTTGGTCGCGATCGCGGCGATCGCCTCGAGGTCGACGCGATGATCGACCTGGCCGATCATCGCGTCCACCGCGAGGCGCGCCTGCTTACCATGCTCTGCGGCGGTGATCAGACCGAGATGCCGTGAGGGAACAGATAATTCGTCGACCCGCGGAATGACACCGAAGACCGGAACTCCGGCATGTTCGCACGCCTGCCTCAGCACTTCCTCGTGGCGCGGTGAGCCGACGCGATTGAGGATGACGCCGGCGATCCGGATCTTGGGGTCGAAGGTCGAGAAGCCGTGCAGCAGCGCGGCGACGCTGTGACTTTGGCCGCGGCCGTCGACCACGAGGAGCACCGGGGCGCCGAGCAGCGCGGCCACGTGTGCGGTGGACCCTTCGGCGAGGCCGGCGAAGCCGTCCGCGATCCGGCCGTCGAACAGCCCCATCACACCCTCGACGACCGCGATGTCGGCGCCAGCGCTGCCGTGCCGGTACAGCGGGCCGATGAGCTCGTCGCCGACCAGTACGGGGTCGAGGTTGCGGCCGGGCCGGTCCGCCGCCAAGGCGTGATATCCGGGGTCGATGAAGTCGGGCCCCACCTTGAACGGTGCGACGGTGCGGCCCGCGCGACGCAGCGCGCCCATCAAACCCGTTGCGACGGTGGTCTTTCCGCTGCCCGAGGCGGGCGCGGCGATGACGACAGCGGGCGCCGACGCGCTCACCACTCGATGCCCTTCTGGCCCTTGCGGCCGACATC
The nucleotide sequence above comes from Mycolicibacterium moriokaense. Encoded proteins:
- the cobA gene encoding uroporphyrinogen-III C-methyltransferase; its protein translation is MSENAYLVGLRLSGRKVVVVGGGTVAQRRLPLLVANGADVHVIARSATPAVEAMAGITLELREFRDGDLEGAWYVIAATDDPAVNAAVVAEAEARRIFCVRADVAREGTAVTPASFEYEGLSVGVLAGGEHRRSAAMRSAIHEALQQGLIAAETPGVQPGGVALVGGGPGDPELITVRGRRLLAHADVVVADRLAPPELLAELPPHVEVIDAAKIPYGRAMAQDAINEVLIDRARAGKFVVRLKGGDPFVFARGYEEVIACADAGIPVTVVPGVTSAIAVPALAGVPVTHRAVTHEFVVVSGHVAPDHPESLVNWDALAAMSGTIVLLMAVERVEQFAKVLLDGGRPADTPVLVVQHGSTAAQRTLRATLADAPVRIRAEGIRPPAIIVIGPVAAFGG
- a CDS encoding cobyrinate a,c-diamide synthase gives rise to the protein MSASAPAVVIAAPASGSGKTTVATGLMGALRRAGRTVAPFKVGPDFIDPGYHALAADRPGRNLDPVLVGDELIGPLYRHGSAGADIAVVEGVMGLFDGRIADGFAGLAEGSTAHVAALLGAPVLLVVDGRGQSHSVAALLHGFSTFDPKIRIAGVILNRVGSPRHEEVLRQACEHAGVPVFGVIPRVDELSVPSRHLGLITAAEHGKQARLAVDAMIGQVDHRVDLEAIAAIATNRVADEPWDPGVTPIAGEPVTVALAAGKAFTFGYAEHRELLHAAGAEVVEFDPLTDPLPPRTAALVLPGGFPEQFSTELSDNEIARRQIRNLAASGAPVHAECAGLTYLVDELDGYPMCGVLSGSARFTDRLTLGYRNAVAVTESPLHAVGDRTVGHEFHRTAVTFTDSYQPAWVYSGRDIDAVRDGAVTGGVHASYLHTHPAAHPHAMARFVAAAATSKLAG
- a CDS encoding MFS transporter; amino-acid sequence: MTALNDAERAAMVRDAEGGAKRSLPVHVGSPLRERSSSYPDWLPSRRFIAAVIAIGGMQLLATMDSTVAIVALPKIQDELSLSDAGRSWVITAYVLTFGGLMLLGGRLGDVIGRKRTFIVGVALFTIASVLCGLAWNEVTLVTARLLQGVGAAIASPTALALIATTFPKGPARNAATAIFAAMTGVGSVMGLIVGGALTEVSWRWAFLINVPIGLLMIHLARRTLRETHRERLKLDAAGAILATLGCTAAVFAFSMGPEQGWISPVTIGAGLAAGAFLLTFIYVERTAENPVMPLDLFKDRNRVATFAAVFLAGGVMFTLTVLIGLYVQDIMGYSALRAGIGFIPFVIALGIGLGASSALVSLFPPRVLVIAGGVLVLGAMIYGSTLDANIPYFPNLVVPIVVGGFGIGMIVVPLTVSAIAGVGFDQIGPVSAIALMLQNLGGPVVLAVIQAVITSRTLYLGGTNGPVKDMNAAQLHALDQGYTYGLLWVAAVAVIVGAVALFIGYTAAQVAHAQEVKDAFEQGEL